A section of the Verrucomicrobium sp. GAS474 genome encodes:
- a CDS encoding OmpA family protein — protein sequence MQSRFNQRIRPSHLDAEEENYFISLSDLMVGLLFIFLILFTFFALRMSVFQLQNSDLKGINETLNAKQVALQEEVAKLEKTRQENLLAQQQIVIAQGQITTAQQQLTAIQEKLAASQESIRQLRTAQDILTNSDRIRAELLRKIQSEAAKKNIVIQVDEERGVLHLPNELLFDVGQAVLKPKGEDVIRQVSTIIKTILQNSPVTSRLDSIYIEGHTDNQPIHTPEFPDNWYLSTARALTTYRTIIATEPDLGKLLSSHDQSLLGISGYGEYRPIGDNNAEDGRKLNRRIDIRFVLAAPKFFAMPPISLPGSPAAPSASGGTGGSANPGSPGGSGPAAPPLPPQGAIETGNGSATTASLPSGNGATGNP from the coding sequence ATGCAGTCCCGCTTCAACCAGAGGATCCGTCCCTCCCACCTCGACGCCGAGGAGGAGAACTACTTCATCTCGTTGAGCGACCTCATGGTCGGGCTCCTCTTCATCTTCCTCATCCTCTTCACGTTCTTCGCCCTGCGGATGAGCGTCTTCCAGCTCCAGAACAGCGACCTCAAGGGAATCAACGAGACCCTGAACGCGAAGCAGGTCGCCCTCCAGGAGGAGGTCGCCAAGCTCGAGAAGACCCGCCAGGAGAACCTCCTCGCCCAGCAGCAGATCGTCATCGCCCAGGGCCAGATCACCACGGCGCAGCAGCAGCTCACCGCGATCCAGGAGAAGCTCGCCGCCTCGCAGGAGAGCATCCGGCAGCTCCGCACCGCCCAGGATATCCTCACGAACTCCGACCGCATCCGCGCCGAGCTCCTCCGCAAGATCCAGTCCGAGGCCGCCAAGAAGAACATCGTCATCCAGGTCGACGAGGAGCGGGGCGTCCTCCACCTCCCGAACGAGCTCCTCTTCGACGTCGGCCAGGCCGTCCTGAAGCCGAAGGGCGAGGACGTCATCCGGCAGGTCTCGACGATCATCAAGACCATCCTCCAGAACTCCCCCGTCACCTCCCGCCTCGACTCGATCTACATCGAGGGCCACACCGACAACCAGCCGATCCACACCCCGGAGTTCCCCGACAACTGGTACCTCTCCACCGCCCGCGCCCTCACCACCTACCGCACCATCATCGCCACCGAGCCCGACCTCGGGAAGCTCCTCAGCAGCCACGACCAATCGCTCCTCGGCATCAGCGGCTACGGCGAATACCGCCCCATCGGCGACAACAACGCCGAGGACGGCCGCAAGCTCAATCGCCGCATCGACATCCGCTTCGTCCTCGCCGCGCCGAAGTTCTTCGCCATGCCCCCCATCTCCCTCCCCGGCTCCCCCGCCGCCCCGTCCGCCTCCGGCGGCACCGGCGGCAGCGCCAATCCCGGCAGCCCCGGCGGGAGCGGGCCCGCCGCCCCGCCCCTCCCGCCCCAGGGCGCGATCGAGACCGGCAACGGGAGCGCCACCACCGCGTCCCTCCCCTCCGGCAACGGCGCCACGGGCAACCCCTGA